A single region of the Vicia villosa cultivar HV-30 ecotype Madison, WI linkage group LG4, Vvil1.0, whole genome shotgun sequence genome encodes:
- the LOC131597050 gene encoding F-box/kelch-repeat protein At3g23880-like, whose protein sequence is MHRETSPVTLPDQLVAEVLSSHKVKLLLQFKCVNKSWNSLISDPFFIKMHLIKSSKNPHVILSFSSTSSIALLNPFLIRSLLENPSINIINHDSIYKLAQSNCQIIGSCTGLICLVRSYYKTELHLWNPAAEFYLWNPATRWLSPKLASFHHFSCWDLDSCFKFSFGYDNLTDKYKLVAFHLNEVRVLSFGDNVWRNIQSFPTNPYEYNSNHVNAGVYLSNSLNWFALRDNIRPNYYGCKYLSVQQFVIISLDLRIETYTELQFPRGFDQVPVVPPIVWVLMECLCFSHYSTGFNFVIWQMKEFGVQESWTKMLKFDYHNILQSDSYEVVSLLPLYVFENEDMLIFSPNLKQLICYNWRENRVVRQATVTDSTFMRLCTANQYVESLVSAY, encoded by the coding sequence ATGCATCGTGAAACGTCGCCGGTAACCTTGCCGGACCAACTTGTCGCCGAGGTACTATCCTCACATAAAGTAAAATTACTTTTGCAATTCAAGTGTGTGAACAAGTCATGGAACTCGCTTATCTCCGATCCATTCTTCATCAAAATGCACCTCATCAAATCTTCAAAAAACCCACACGTGATTCTTTCCTTTTCGAGTACGTCCAGTATTGCTCTACTCAATCCCTTCCTCATACGCAGCTTGCTCGAGAATCCCTCCATTAATATCATCAATCATGATTCTATATACAAGTTGGCGCAAAGTAACTGTCAAATTATTGGTTCCTGCACTGGATTAATCTGTTTGGTTCGTTCTTATTACAAGACTGAATTACATCTATGGAACCCTGCCGCTGAATTCTATCTATGGAACCCAGCAACAAGGTGGTTGTCTCCAAAACTAGCTTCTTTTCACCATTTTTCCTGCTGGGATCTAGATTCCTGCTTTAAGTTCTCATTTGGTTATGATAATTTAACTGACAAATATAAGCTGGTGGCCTTCCATCTCAATGAAGTTAGAGTTCTCAGTTTCGGTGATAATGTTTGGagaaatattcaaagttttcctaCCAATCCTTATGAGTATAATTCCAACCATGTCAATGCTGGTGTCTATTTGAGTAATAGTCTTAACTGGTTTGCCCTTCGGGATAACATCCGACCTAATTATTACGGTTGTAAATATCTTAGTGTTCAACAATTTGTAATTATCTCACTTGATTTGAGAATAGAGACCTACACAGAGCTTCAGTTCCCCCGAGGTTTTGATCAAGTGCCAGTTGTTCCCCCAATTGTTTGGGTGCTGATGGAATGTCTTTGTTTTTCTCACTATTCTACTGGGTTTAATTTTGTTATATGGCAGATGAAGGAATTTGGAGTACAAGAGTCTTGGACAAAAATGCTTAAATTTGATTATCATAATATACTTCAAAGTGATTCCTATGAAGTTGTTAGTTTGTTGCCATTATATGTTTTTGAGAATGAAGATATGCTGATATTTTCTCCCAATCTCAAACAACTAATTTGTTATAATTGGAGAGAAAATAGAGTAGTAAGGCAAGCTACCGTTACAGATAGCACATTCATGCGTTTGTGTACTGCCAATCAATACGTTGAAAGTTTGGTTTCGGCGTATTGA